GCGACAGGTCATCAAGGTTTTAATCGTAATTTATTAGTTTCGGAAATTGTTGGACAAATTTGGAGGGCATATAAAAAAATTAATATTTTAAAAAAAAATATATTTCATCCTATTACGAATATAGTTATTATGGGTATGGGGGAACCTTTATTAAATTTTAATAATGTTATTACAGCATTAAGAATTATGTCAGATAATTTAGGTTTTAATATTTCTAAAAGAAAAATTGTATTATCTACTTCAGGTATTATTCCAGCAATAGATAAATTATCAAAAATTATGGATGTGAAGTTAGCAATTTCATTACATGCATCTAATAATACAATAAGAAATAAAATTATGCCAATTAATAAAAAATATAACATTGAATCATTGTTATCTGCAATATTACGATTTTTAAAAAAATCAAAAATTAATAAAGATGGAATCACTATAGAATATGTTATGTTAAAAAATATTAATGATACTTTATATCATGCTCAGCAATTAATAAAACTTTTAAGATATATACCCAGTAAAATTAATTTAATTCCATGGAATAATTTCTTAAACTCAAATTTTACAGCAAGTGATTCAAATCAAATAAAAAAATTTGCAAATTTTTTAATAAATAAAGGTTTTGTTACTACTATTCGAAAGCCCCGAGGGCAAGAT
The sequence above is a segment of the Buchnera aphidicola (Symydobius americanus) genome. Coding sequences within it:
- the rlmN gene encoding 23S rRNA (adenine(2503)-C(2))-methyltransferase RlmN; the encoded protein is MKIIQNDNFNFREKINLLNFDRHQMRNFFCSIGEKSFCADQIMIWIYHHFCCDFDKMTNLKKNLRKKLKKISTIFAPKFIQEKVSIDGTIKWMVDLNNQNIETVYIPEKNRGTLCISSQSGCILNCQFCATGHQGFNRNLLVSEIVGQIWRAYKKINILKKNIFHPITNIVIMGMGEPLLNFNNVITALRIMSDNLGFNISKRKIVLSTSGIIPAIDKLSKIMDVKLAISLHASNNTIRNKIMPINKKYNIESLLSAILRFLKKSKINKDGITIEYVMLKNINDTLYHAQQLIKLLRYIPSKINLIPWNNFLNSNFTASDSNQIKKFANFLINKGFVTTIRKPRGQDIQAACGQLNGNLSYSINKKKMFLK